TGAACGGATTGCATTGCGGAAACTGGATATGCTTGACGCTGTTGTCATACTGGAGACTTTGCGGATTCCTCCAAGCAATCATTTTGAAGCATTGCATGGGGACCGCGAAGGACAATACAGCATCCGAATCAATCTTCAATGGCGTATCTGTTTCACGTGGCATGACGGCCATGCGTATGATGTGGAAATCGTTGATTACCATTAAGGAGGTGAATCATGATCCGAACAGAAAATCTTATTCATCCCGGCGAGATTCTCGCGGAAGAGTTCTTGAAACCGATGAACATCAGCCAGAACAAGCTGGCGATGGACATTCATGTCCCGACTCCAAGGATCAATGCCATTGTCAAGGGATCCCGGGCAATTACTGCGGAT
The window above is part of the Victivallis lenta genome. Proteins encoded here:
- a CDS encoding type II toxin-antitoxin system RelE/ParE family toxin — translated: MIKSFKCKETEQLKASGRSRRFKAFERIALRKLDMLDAVVILETLRIPPSNHFEALHGDREGQYSIRINLQWRICFTWHDGHAYDVEIVDYH
- a CDS encoding HigA family addiction module antitoxin, whose protein sequence is MIRTENLIHPGEILAEEFLKPMNISQNKLAMDIHVPTPRINAIVKGSRAITADTALRLGKYFGTGPEFWINLQANYDLCVAAAQSEKEIAAIPQLALA